A single window of Triplophysa rosa linkage group LG2, Trosa_1v2, whole genome shotgun sequence DNA harbors:
- the pex12 gene encoding peroxisome assembly protein 12, which yields MAERGVHLTTAFTAEDRPSIFEVLAQGSLMSAVKPALQHAVKILATSNPAHYGVLWRRFDEIYAILDLLLQHHFLSRTSASFSENFYGLKRVGTDSTHPAHLGLLRRPHWRSLFLLALLPYLHTKLEKILARQRDEDDFSIRLPQSLMQKLYRAFLAAYPFVCMAWDGWIFCQQLLYVFGKVRTHSPLLWLAGVKLSYLTADDIRNLGLKPTGPTLNPSQSIGEKFQHLVSTMVGGVAVSLSTSLSIGVFFLQFLEWWHSSDNQSTVKSLTSLPIPPPPIHLHNQETSLTHIKVCPLCRKVRTNDTALATSGYVFCYKCIYVYVKANHRCPLTGYPSALQHLIKIYTPEG from the exons ATGGCGGAGAGGGGTGTACATTTAACCACAGCTTTTACAGCTGAAGATAGACCCTCAATATTTGAGGTTTTAGCTCAGGGCTCTTTGATGAGTGCTGTCAAACCTGCATTACAGCATGCTGTGAAG ATCCTTGCCACGTCTAACCCTGCTCACTATGGAGTTCTGTGGAGGAGGTTTGATGAGATTTACGCCATCCTAGATTTACTGTTGCAGCATCATTTCTTATCCCGCACCAGCGCCTCATTTTCAGAGAACTTCTATGGTCTAAAGCGTGTGGGAACAGACAGCACACATCCTGCCCATCTTGGTCTCCTTCGTAGACCGCACTGGCGCTCCTTGTTCCTACTGGCCCTCCTGCCTTACCTGCACACAAAACTGGAAAAAATCTTGGCTCGGCAGAGAGACGAGGATGATTTTTCCATCCGGTTGCCGCAGTCCTTAATGCAGAAATTGTACAGGGCTTTTTTGGCTGCGTACCCTTTTGTGTGCATGGCTTGGGATGGCTGGATCTTTTGCCAGCAGCTGTTGTATGTGTTTGGCAAAGTACGGACGCATTCGCCCCTTTTGTGGCTTGCAGGAGTTAAACTGTCGTATCTAACAGCTGATGACATCCGTAATCTGGGTCTCAAGCCAACCGGCCCGACACTGAACCCCAGTCAAAG CATTGGGGAGAAATTTCAGCATCTTGTCTCTACGATGGTTGGTGGTGTTGCTGTATCACTTTCAACCAGCCTCTCGATCGGAGTGTTTTTCCTGCAGTTTCTGGAGTGGTGGCATTCATCAGACAACCAAAGCACTGTTAAGTCGTTGACCTCCCTCCCAATCCCTCCACCACCTATTCACCTTCATAACCAGGAGACTTCACTCACACACATTAAAGTGTGCCCGCTCTGCAGGAAGGTGCGCACCAATGACACTGCCCTTGCCACTTCAGGCTATGTGTTTTGTTACAAGTGTATATATGTTTATGTTAAAGCCAACCACAGATGTCCTCTCACGGGCTACCCTTCTGCACTGCAACATCTTATTAAAATATACACACCTGAGGGATAG
- the orai2 gene encoding protein orai-2, with product MSSELNVPMGSPAPGCSDRLQDGGGMDYRDWVRRSYLELVTSNHHSVQALSWRKLYLSRAKLKASSRTSALLSGFAMVAMVEVQLEMQYNYPRFLLIAFSVCTTVLVAVHLFALLISTCILPNVEAVSNIHNLNSVSESPHERMHHYIELAWGFSTALGILLFLAEVVLLCWIKFLPVDSGAQSASVLAALKQNVSTPAVQPGHSGFHAALASTIIMVPVGFIFVVFTIHFYRSLVRHKTERHHQEIEELHKIKVQLDGHERGLQVV from the exons ATGAGCAGTGAGCTGAATGTGCCAATGGGCTCTCCAGCTCCTGGATGCTCTGATAGGCTGCAGGATGGTGGTGGAATGGACTACAGAGATTGGGTTCGTCGCAGCTATCTGGAGCTGGTCACGTCCAACCACCACTCTGTCCAGGCGCTTTCATGGAGAAAACTCTACCTTAGCAGGGCCAAACTCAAAGCCTCAAGTCGAACCTCGGCCTTGCTGTCTGGCTTTGCAATG GTGGCCATGGTAGAGGTGCAGCTGGAAATGCAGTACAACTACCCGCGCTTCCTTCTCATTGCTTTCAGCGTCTGTACCACAGTACTGGTGGCCGTCCACCTCTTCGCTCTCCTCATCAGTACCTGCATCCTGCCCAACGTCGAAGCTGTCAGCAACATTCACAATCTCAACTCCGTCTCCGAATCTCCCCACGAAAGGATGCACCACTATATCGAGCTTGCCTGGGGCTTTTCCACCGCCTTGGGAATTCTTTTGTTCCTGGCGGAAGTGGTGCTTCTCTGCTGGATCAAATTCCTGCCGGTTGACTCTGGGGCGCAGTCCGCATCGGTTCTCGCAGCCCTGAAGCAGAACGTTAGCACCCCCGCGGTTCAGCCGGGGCACAGCGGGTTTCATGCGGCCTTGGCTTCCACCATCATCATGGTGCCGGTCGGATTTATCTTTGTGGTGTTCACCATCCACTTCTACCGCTCGCTGGTACGCCACAAAACCGAGCGGCACCATCAAGAGATCGAGGAACTGCACAAGATCAAGGTGCAACTGGATGGCCACGAGCGAGGCTTGCAAGTAGTTTGA
- the prpf4 gene encoding U4/U6 small nuclear ribonucleoprotein Prp4 isoform X1 has product MSDEDEAPVVKKTRIFYGSLEEKEKERLSREGTTSAKDAVKAGIKAGHINISSGESMEMEDRVSERQAEVLAEFERRKRARQITVSTDDVEVKACLRALGEPITLFGEGPADRRERLRNVLSVIGPDALKKSKKEDERIKRTQDEQYQQTWYHEGPSSLKEARLWLVKYSLPRAVERLDAARAQKEIPESTRTVRQQELHKNLRNVNNFCSQIGDDRPISYCQFSPNSKMLVTASWSGLCKLWNVPDCSLVRTLRGHNTNVGAISFHPQATLTLDESDVNMASCAADGSVKLWSLDSDEPVADIEGHSMRVARVAWHPSGRFLGTTCYDCSWRLWDLEVQEEILHQEGHSKGVHDLDFHPDGSLAGTGGLDSFARVWDLRTGRCVMFLEGHLKEVYGINFSPNGFHVATGSGDHTCKVWDLRKRRCIYTIPAHQNLLSSVKFQPTDGHFLLTGAYDNTAKVWTHPGWSPLKTLAGHEGKVMGLDLSPDGQLIATCSYDRTFKLWMSE; this is encoded by the exons atGTCGGACGAAGACGAAGCCCCAGTTGTGAAAAAGACCAGGATCTTCTATGGAAGTCTTGAAGAAAAGGAGAAGGAACGCCTCAGCCGAGAAGGAACAACTTCTGCTAAAGATGCGGTTAAAGCAGGCATCAAGGCTGGACATATTAATATCTCCAGCG GTGAGTCCATGGAAATGGAGGACCGCGTGAGCGAGCGACAGGCTGAAGTATTGGCAGAGTTTGAGCGCAGAAAGCGAGCCAGACAAATCACCGTCTCCACCGATGATGTTGAGGTCAAGGCTTGTCTCCGAGCTCTTGGAGAGCCGATCACGCTGTTTGGCGAAGGACCTGCGGATAGACGAGAGAG ATTGCGGAACGTTCTTTCAGTGATCGGTCCTGACGCTTTGAAGAAATCCAAGAAAGAAGATGAAAGAATAAAGCGCACGCAAGATGAA CAGTATCAGCAGACGTGGTACCATGAAGGTCCTTCCTCTCTGAAGGAGGCGCGTCTGTGGTTGGTGAAGTATTCATTGCCCAG AGCAGTGGAGAGGTTAGACGCCGCAAGAGCCCAAAAGGAAATTCCAGAATCTACAAGAACAGTACGACAACAAGAGCTTCACAAGAACCTCCGG AATGTGAATAACTTCTGCAGTCAGATTGGCGATGACCGTCCAATATCCTACTGCCAGTTTAGTCCCAACTCTAAGATGCTGGTGACTGCATCTTG GAGTGGTTTGTGTAAATTGTGGAACGTCCCAGACTGTTCACTCGTGCGCACATTAAGGG GTCACAATACCAACGTAGGAGCGATTAGCTTTCACCCTCAAGCCACGCTGACATTGGACGAGTCAGATGTCAATATGGCCTCCTGTGCGGCGGACGGCTCGGTTAAGCTGTGGAGTTTAGACAG TGATGAGCCTGTAGCAGATATTGAAGGGCATTCCATGAGGGTGGCACGGGTAGCCTGGCACCCATCTGGGCGGTTTTTGGGCACAACTTG ctaTGATTGCTCATGGCGGCTGTGGGATCTTGAAGTTCAAGAAGAAATTTTGCATCAGGAAGGTCACAGTAAAGGAGTCCATGACCTTGACTTTCACCCGGATGGCTCGCTCGCAGGAACTGG GGGTCTGGACTCGTTTGCTCGTGTCTGGGACCTGCGTACCGGTCGTTGTGTGATGTTCCTAGAGGGTCATCTAAAAGAGGTTTACGGCATCAACTTCTCACCAAATGG CTTCCATGTGGCAACAGGAAGTGGAGATCACACCTGTAAAGTGTGGGACCTCCGGAAGAGACGTTGTATATACACGATTCCCGCCCATCAGAACCTCCTGTCATCTGTCAAGTTTCAGC CTACGGATGGGCATTTCTTGCTGACTGGTGCGTATGACAACACAGCCAAGGTGTGGACTCATCCAGGCTGGTCTCCTCTGAAGACTCTGGCGGGACATGAGGGAAAGGTTATGGGGCTTGACCTTTCACCTGACGGACAACTTATTGCAACCTGCTCTTATGACCGAACCTTCAAACTCTGGATGTCAGAATAA
- the prpf4 gene encoding U4/U6 small nuclear ribonucleoprotein Prp4 isoform X2 — MSDEDEAPVVKKTRIFYGSLEEKEKERLSREGTTSAKDAVKAGIKAGHINISSGESMEMEDRVSERQAEVLAEFERRKRARQITVSTDDVEVKACLRALGEPITLFGEGPADRRERLRNVLSVIGPDALKKSKKEDERIKRTQDEYQQTWYHEGPSSLKEARLWLVKYSLPRAVERLDAARAQKEIPESTRTVRQQELHKNLRNVNNFCSQIGDDRPISYCQFSPNSKMLVTASWSGLCKLWNVPDCSLVRTLRGHNTNVGAISFHPQATLTLDESDVNMASCAADGSVKLWSLDSDEPVADIEGHSMRVARVAWHPSGRFLGTTCYDCSWRLWDLEVQEEILHQEGHSKGVHDLDFHPDGSLAGTGGLDSFARVWDLRTGRCVMFLEGHLKEVYGINFSPNGFHVATGSGDHTCKVWDLRKRRCIYTIPAHQNLLSSVKFQPTDGHFLLTGAYDNTAKVWTHPGWSPLKTLAGHEGKVMGLDLSPDGQLIATCSYDRTFKLWMSE, encoded by the exons atGTCGGACGAAGACGAAGCCCCAGTTGTGAAAAAGACCAGGATCTTCTATGGAAGTCTTGAAGAAAAGGAGAAGGAACGCCTCAGCCGAGAAGGAACAACTTCTGCTAAAGATGCGGTTAAAGCAGGCATCAAGGCTGGACATATTAATATCTCCAGCG GTGAGTCCATGGAAATGGAGGACCGCGTGAGCGAGCGACAGGCTGAAGTATTGGCAGAGTTTGAGCGCAGAAAGCGAGCCAGACAAATCACCGTCTCCACCGATGATGTTGAGGTCAAGGCTTGTCTCCGAGCTCTTGGAGAGCCGATCACGCTGTTTGGCGAAGGACCTGCGGATAGACGAGAGAG ATTGCGGAACGTTCTTTCAGTGATCGGTCCTGACGCTTTGAAGAAATCCAAGAAAGAAGATGAAAGAATAAAGCGCACGCAAGATGAA TATCAGCAGACGTGGTACCATGAAGGTCCTTCCTCTCTGAAGGAGGCGCGTCTGTGGTTGGTGAAGTATTCATTGCCCAG AGCAGTGGAGAGGTTAGACGCCGCAAGAGCCCAAAAGGAAATTCCAGAATCTACAAGAACAGTACGACAACAAGAGCTTCACAAGAACCTCCGG AATGTGAATAACTTCTGCAGTCAGATTGGCGATGACCGTCCAATATCCTACTGCCAGTTTAGTCCCAACTCTAAGATGCTGGTGACTGCATCTTG GAGTGGTTTGTGTAAATTGTGGAACGTCCCAGACTGTTCACTCGTGCGCACATTAAGGG GTCACAATACCAACGTAGGAGCGATTAGCTTTCACCCTCAAGCCACGCTGACATTGGACGAGTCAGATGTCAATATGGCCTCCTGTGCGGCGGACGGCTCGGTTAAGCTGTGGAGTTTAGACAG TGATGAGCCTGTAGCAGATATTGAAGGGCATTCCATGAGGGTGGCACGGGTAGCCTGGCACCCATCTGGGCGGTTTTTGGGCACAACTTG ctaTGATTGCTCATGGCGGCTGTGGGATCTTGAAGTTCAAGAAGAAATTTTGCATCAGGAAGGTCACAGTAAAGGAGTCCATGACCTTGACTTTCACCCGGATGGCTCGCTCGCAGGAACTGG GGGTCTGGACTCGTTTGCTCGTGTCTGGGACCTGCGTACCGGTCGTTGTGTGATGTTCCTAGAGGGTCATCTAAAAGAGGTTTACGGCATCAACTTCTCACCAAATGG CTTCCATGTGGCAACAGGAAGTGGAGATCACACCTGTAAAGTGTGGGACCTCCGGAAGAGACGTTGTATATACACGATTCCCGCCCATCAGAACCTCCTGTCATCTGTCAAGTTTCAGC CTACGGATGGGCATTTCTTGCTGACTGGTGCGTATGACAACACAGCCAAGGTGTGGACTCATCCAGGCTGGTCTCCTCTGAAGACTCTGGCGGGACATGAGGGAAAGGTTATGGGGCTTGACCTTTCACCTGACGGACAACTTATTGCAACCTGCTCTTATGACCGAACCTTCAAACTCTGGATGTCAGAATAA
- the rnf224 gene encoding RING finger protein 224, which produces MDGTVSGTSEPQETRELQNKPEEEEDRVSDVVVSEAPVEGDVETGPQNSRDSRKLDCIICYSVYNLGERLPRKLYCGHTFCQACLKRLDTVINEQMWIPCPQCRQNTPLPRGGASGLDLDLAAFLGVKAEVENQRTYSQKAPLDTKSSFKQPITEQPPLVWANVATADRRLHRSPCCKHCLLCCWWC; this is translated from the exons ATGGATGGAACTGTGAGTGGAACGTCAGAACCCCAAGAGACCAGAGAGCTACAAAATAAACCTGAAGAGGAAGAGGACAG GGTCTCGGATGTTGTCGTGTCTGAAGCTCCAGTTGAGGGCGATGTGGAGACTGGGCCGCAGAACTCGAGGGACAGCCGGAAACTGGACTGCATCATCTGCTACAGTGTGTATAATTTAGGAGAGAGGCTCCCTCGGAAACTCTACTGTGGTCACACATTTTGCCAGGCTTGCCTAAAACGACTGGACACCGTCATCAATGAGCAG ATGTGGATTCCCTGTCCACAGTGCAGACAGAACACTCCTCTTCCTCGTGGCGGCGCCAGTGGACTTGACCTAGACCTGGCAGCGTTTCTGGGTGTTAAAGCTGAAGTTGAAAACCAGCGAACCTACAGCCAGAAAGCACCGCTGGACACCAAGAGTTCCTTtaaacagccaatcacagagCAGCCTCCCTTAGTCTGGGCCAATGTGGCAACAGCTGATCGCCGTTTACATAGGAGTCCCTGTTGCAAGCACTGCCTGCTCTGCTGCTGGTGGTGCTGA